From Toxorhynchites rutilus septentrionalis strain SRP chromosome 2, ASM2978413v1, whole genome shotgun sequence, a single genomic window includes:
- the LOC129770254 gene encoding uncharacterized protein LOC129770254, producing MYWRPEQDVFTYTYSVGQEEAHPTKRQILRAVMSLFDPLGLLSHFLVFGKIIIQQIWRAKTGWDDPIPKELCERWTQWTAEFKYLDQISIPRCYFPQRSVKDISSLQLHIFVDAGEDAYACVAYLRAEFSEKIQCAIIGGKTKVAPLKTLSIPRLELMAAVIGVRLRKTIMNFHSLPIDRCIFWSDSRTVLAWINANHCSYRQFVACRIGEILSKSKVEEWRWVPSRENVADEASKWGRGPCLSTSGRWFTGPEYLLLPEEQWPADVKPFLETTTEEMKSCLVHQTINGEVVIDWSRFSKWQRLWRTIGYVQRYVENFMLKAKGRELQVGPLTQEELYNAEKCLWRQIQRESYPEEMKTLKAAQSKHPDKQAKLHGTSKLRKLSPFLDTDGVIRLDTRIVAATCVSYDTRCPIVLPKEHPATQLLIEWYHRKYLHANAETVVNEVRQRFHISNLRTIVRQIKKICSLCRIRKAVPEIPRMAPLPAARLSAYERPFSYVGLDYFGPTLIRVNRSETKRWIALFTCLTIRAVHLEVVHSLSTESCKMALRRFINRRGAPIEIHSDRGTNFVGTNNELRREMSKIDDQLAEVFSNAHTKWVFNPPGTPHMGGSWERLVRSVKIALAAMYTTRTPNEETLITLVVEAECVVNSRPLTFIPLEVEQQEALTPNHFLLLSSSGVVQRPQALAESESACRSNWNLGRVMLDQFWRRWVREYLPTLTRRSKWFDDVKPICIGDLVIVVEDGIRNGWTRGRVLEVIAGQDGRIRQAMVQTASGLVRRPVAKLARLDLKQSKTGLEVSDQSYGSGKCNRDLH from the coding sequence ATGTACTGGCGTCCTGAGCAAGACGTCTTCACATACACCTACTCAGTGGGACAAGAGGAAGCACATCCTACGAAACGACAGATTTTGCGGGCCGTTATGAGCCTTTTCGACCCACTCGGACTACTCTCTCATTTCCTCGTTTTCGGAAAAATCATAATCCAGCAGATTTGGCGCGCGAAAACAGGGTGGGATGATCCGATACCGAAAGAGCTTTGTGAACGGTGGACTCAATGGACAGCAGAATTCAAGTATTTAGACCAGATTAGCATCCCACGTTGCTACTTCCCGCAAAGATCCGTGAAAGATATTTCGTCGTTGCAGCTGCATATCTTCGTAGATGCTGGGGAAGATGCGTATGCTTGCGTAGCATATTTACGGGCAGAGTTCTCCGAGAAAATTCAATGTGCAATCATTGGAGGGAAAACCAAGGTTGCTCCCCTCAAAACGCTTTCTATCCCGCGGCTGGAGCTCATGGCGGCAGTCATTGGAGTGAGATTGCGAAAGACCATTATGAATTTCCACTCACTCCCGATCGACAGATGTATATTCTGGAGCGACTCAAGGACAGTTCTGGCCTGGATCAATGCCAACCACTGCAGCTATCGGCAATTCGTTGCATGTCGTATTGGCGAAATCTTATCGAAGTCGAAGGTGGAAGAATGGCGTTGGGTTCCATCTAGAGAAAATGTAGCAGACGAAGCATCGAAGTGGGGCCGAGGACCCTGCCTATCAACAAGTGGCCGCTGGTTTACTGGGCCAGAATATCTTCTATTGCCGGAGGAACAATGGCCAGCGGACGTTAAGCCATTCTTAGAAACGACGACTGAGGAGATGAAATCGTGTTTAGTCCACCAGACAATAAATGGGGAGGTCGTCATTGATTGGTCACGGTTTTCCAAATGGCAACGTCTTTGGAGGACAATTGGGTACGTGCAACGATACGTGGAGAATTTTATGCTGAAAGCGAAAGGAAGGGAGCTGCAAGTTGGGCCATTAACGCAAGAAGAGCTTTACAATGCGGAAAAATGTCTGTGGCGGCAAATTCAACGGGAAAGCTATCCAGAGGagatgaaaacgcttaaagcaGCTCAGAGCAAGCACCCGGATAAGCAGGCAAAGCTGCACGGTACGAGTAAACTCCGGAAGCTATCGCCATTTCTCGATACTGACGGAGTAATTCGTTTGGACACCAGAATTGTAGCGGCCACATGTGTATCCTACGATACCCGGTGTCCGATAGTGCTGCCAAAAGAGCACCCAGCAACTCAACTTCTAATTGAGTGGTACCATCGCAAATACCTACATGCAAACGCCGAAACCGTCGTCAATGAGGTGCGACAGCGATTTCATATCTCTAATCTCCGCACCATTGTACGACAGATCAAGAAGATTTGTTCACTCTGCAGAATCAGGAAAGCTGTTCCTGAAATACCACGAATGGCACCACTTCCAGCGGCCCGGCTGAGTGCGTACGAGCGTCCTTTCTCGTACGTCGGCCTCGATTATTTCGGCCCAACTCTCATACGTGTGAACCGAAGCGAGACAAAAAGGTGGATAGCACTATTTACGTGCCTCACCATCCGAGCAGTGCACCTCGAAGTTGTCCATTCTCTTTCCACAGAGTCATGTAAAATGGCCCTGAGGCGTTTTATAAACCGTCGTGGAGCACCGATTGAAATCCATAGCGATAGAGGCACCAATTTCGTGGGGACCAACAACGAGCTGCGCAGAGAGATGTCGAAGATTGATGACCAATTGGCAGAAGTTTTCAGTAACGCTCATACCAAGTGGGTATTCAATCCGCCCGGAACTCCACACATGGGCGGATCGTGGGAGAGACTAGTGAGATCAGTGAAAATAGCACTGGCTGCCATGTACACTACTAGAACTCCGAACGAAGAAACACTCATTACGCTGGTAGTTGAGGCCGAATGCGTGGTGAATTCACGACCATTGACATTCATTCCGTTGGAGGTAGAACAGCAGGAAGCTCTAACTCCCAATCACTTTTTGCTCCTGAGCTCTAGCGGCGTGGTTCAACGACCACAAGCATTGGCGGAGTCTGAATCTGCCTGTAGAAGTAATTGGAATCTGGGACGGGTGATGTTGGACCAATTTTGGCGTAGATGGGTCCGGGAATACCTTCCCACTCTTACGCGCCGATCCAAGTGGTTCGATGACGTGAAGCCCATTTGCATTGGTGATCTGGTGATCGTGGTCGAAGATGGCATCCGGAATGGTTGGACACGAGGACGGGTACTGGAGGTCATCGCTGGCCAAGACGGCCGAATTCGACAAGCCATGGTGCAGACAGCCTCGGGTCTAGTACGGCGACCAGTAGCTAAGCTGGCGCGATTGGATTTAAAGCAGAGTAAAACTGGTCTTGAGGTCTCTGACCAGTCTTACGGGTCGGGGAAATGTAACCGAGATTTACACTAA